One segment of Panicum virgatum strain AP13 chromosome 3K, P.virgatum_v5, whole genome shotgun sequence DNA contains the following:
- the LOC120700621 gene encoding uncharacterized protein LOC120700621 — MNAPEGHAPAQNDTAATTNSSAGSTAPDANVQSLIEKALAKLSPERRAEAIDPKRKARSKDPAWKYGWWPDTSKKDFLQCIFCEKRVPAGVSRFKQHLAGGYGDAHGCEECPEIVKREMHDYLKKNSRTVFVSVPEVDANEEEEGAAAEPQAGTPVPSSGTRVKQARKKIAQASIANFVVSAAPKPQTQKHSKSVSAMLCKTPEEVVAERHKSNTSQSTLEHCTKKSKEAKQIVDDHIADFFYENGIPLNAINSRSWEIMVESIGQYGPGLRPPSYHELRVPLLDRAVNRTAELRKKHEEAWKEYGYTLMSDGWTDTSHRHLINFLANSPAGTFFLGSVDASSEVANAQMLADLLEKQIDKIGREYVVQVVTDNGSNFKAAGRLLMERIPHLFWTPCAAHCLDLMLEDIGKIKEFNTCISMAKKYA, encoded by the exons ATGAATGCTCCTGAAGGGCATGCTCCTGCTCAGAATGATACAGCTGCAACCACAAATTCTTCTGCAGGCTCAACTGCTCCAGATGCTAATGTTCAGTCCCTAATTGAGAAAGCTCTTGCAAAGCTGTCACCTGAGCGTCGTGCCGAAGCCATTGATCCGAAAAGAAAGGCTCGATCGAAAGACCCAGCATGGAAGTATGGGTGGTGGCCAGATACTAGCAAGAAAGATTTTTTGCAGTGTATTTTTTGTGAGAAGAGGGTTCCTGCAGGAGTAAGCAGGTTTAAGCAGCACCTTGCTGGGGGTTATGGTGATGCACACGGTTGTGAGGAATGTCCTGAAATAGTAAAGAGAGAGATGCATGATTACTTGAAAAAGAATTCAAGGACTGTGTTTGTGAGTGTGCCCGAAGTAGATGCaaatgaagaggaagaaggtgcTGCAGCTGAGCCTCAAGCTGGAACACCAGTGCCTAGTTCTGGGACAAGGGTTAAGCAAGCAAGGAAGAAAATTGCTCAGGCTTCCATTGCTAACTTTGTTGTTTCTGCTGCTCCCAAACCACAAACTCAAAAGCATTCGAAGTCAGTGAGTGCCATGCTATGCAAGACACCAGAAGAAGTAGTTGCAGAGAGGCACAAATCAAATACTTCTCAATCTACTCTTGAGCATTGCACAAAAAAGTCTAAGGAGGCCAAGCAAATTGTTGATGACCACATTGCTGATTTTTTCTATGAGAATGGCATACCGTTGAATGccatcaactcaagaagttgGGAGATTATGGTAGAGTCAATTGGACAATATGGTCCTGGGTTACGCCCACCGTCATACCATGAACTAAGGGTTCCTTTGCTTGATAGGGCTGTGAATAGGACAGCGGAGTTGAGGAAGAAGCATGAGGAAGCTTGGAAGGAATATGGCTACACCCTTATGTCTGATGGGTGGACTGACACAAGCCACCGCCATCTAATCAATTTTCTTGCCAATAGCCCAGCAGGGACCTTCTTCTTAGGGTCCGTTGATGCTTCAAGTGAGGTAGCAAATGCACAAATGTTAGCAGATTTGTTGGAGAAGCAAATTGATAAGATTGGGAGGGAATATGTGGTGCAAGTTGTCACTGACAATGGATCCAACTTCAAGGCTGCAGGAAGGTTGTTGATGGAGAGGATTCCCCACTTGTTTTGGACACCTTGTGCTGCCCATTGCTTGGACTTGATGTTGGAGGACATTGGGAAGATAAAGGAGTTCAACACTTGCATAAGCATGGCAAAGAAA TATGCATAG
- the LOC120697719 gene encoding uncharacterized protein LOC120697719, with protein MPFWNTMENCLRASQPLLIALRIADGDETPAAPEIMAAMDVAKNTIKESLKEKPSLLKDVLECYDKRWETQMEQKLYGAALFLNPGKYFDIREKDKRQAARLRSMFNDVFWKMVSDDDEQTQISKQADDYERSEGDCFSKPLAIRDRSKKNPILWWGSYGGLAFELQSLAKKIISLCCSASGCERNWSAFAHVHTKKRNRLEHKRLNKLVYVSYNRKMQNRFQKIKEMGSKGKKCNPLLLEEFQWESEWVDENSETVHGDGDSLTWTAVDEVAGATQGLRGRHLPRAAAARAATAVKQTYARNRKRPRNTPAQDNVDADTDDSDVGDEAQDEPEDSDSATAMEEDEEAGDGHFQLDDDLLN; from the exons ATGCCTTTTTGGAACACTATGGAAAACTGCCTAAGAGCTTCACAACCACTTCTCATTGCTTTGAGGATAGCAGATGGAGATGAGACACCAGCAGCTCCTGAAATTATGGCAGCCATGGATGTTGCAAAGAATACCATCAAAGAATCATTGAAAGAGAAGCCAAGTTTACTTAAGGATGTATTGGAGTGCTATGACAAGAGATGGGAAACTCAAATGGAGCAAAAACTATATGGGGCAGCCCTCTTTTTGAATCCAGGGAAGTATTTTGACATAAGAGAGAAAGATAAGAGACAAGCTGCAAGGCTAAGATCAATGTTCAATGATGTTTTCTGGAAGATGGTgagtgatgatgatgaacaaACCCAGATTAGTAAGCAAGCAGATGATTATGAGAGGTCTGAAGGTGATTGCTTCTCAAAGCCTTTAGCAATCAGAGATAGGAGTAAAAAAAATCCAA TTCTTTGGTGGGGCTCATATGGTGGCCTAGCATTTGAGCTCCAGAGtttagcaaaaaaaattattagccTCTGCTGTTCTGCATCTGGATGTGAACGTAATTGGAGCGCATTTGCTCAT GTCCATACCAAAAAGAGAAACCGGTTGGAGCATAAAAGGTTAAATAAGTTGGTGTATGTTAGCTATAACCggaagatgcaaaacaggtttcAAAAAATTAAAGAGATGGGTTCCAAAGGAAAGAAATGCAACCCACTCTTGCTTGAGGAATTCCAATGGGAAAGTGAATGGGTTGATGAAAATTCTGAAACAGTTCATGGTGATGGCGATTCTTTGACATGGACTGCTGTGGATGAAGTGGCTGGTGCAACTCAAGGTCTAAGGGGGCGTCACTTGCCtagggctgctgctgctcgtgctGCTACTGCTGTCAAACAGACCTATGCTAGGAATCGGAAGCGTCCAAGAAACACACCCGCCCAAGATAATGTTGATGCAGACACAGATGATAGTGATGTGGGAGATGAAGCACAAGATGAGCCAGAAGATTCTGATTCAGCAACAGCCATGGAGGAGGATGAAGAAGCTGGAGATGGACACTTCCAGTTGGATGATGATTTACTTAACTAA